From the Triticum urartu cultivar G1812 chromosome 4, Tu2.1, whole genome shotgun sequence genome, the window TGCAGTGTGCGCATTAGTGCATCACTTTCCTGCACGCCACCTAATCATGATAGCGACGTCCGGGGGAATGAAAAAAAGCTTTCAAGGCGACAATAGGAGGGAGGGACACCTGTCTTCTCTCCACTCCCCCGCATTGCTTCAACGCATCACTTTGATACCAGGCATTTTTTTCTTTGATGGATTGAAGGCCAAGATATGATCCTTGAAACAACAATGATTTTCGTAGATTATGATCTCTAGTAGTTTGATCTTCTAGACCTTGCATACGACAGTTTGAACTATCCAAAATGAATCAAATAAATTTTACTTGTAGTTATGTAGTCACCACAGTGTTAGAGGCATTCAGACACCCCACATACGTGGCAGACCACGCTGGGAAAAGCATACCTTATGACCAAGACGAAACTTCTTACACTTTGGTGTGGTTGGGGAAGTGTGCCCGTTAGTGCGTCACTTGCCCGCACGCCACCTAATCATGGTTGCGGCGTACCGGCGAAGGGAGAAATCGTTGGTGGCGCTCCCCTCATGCTGCTTCCTCCCTCTAGCTTCGTTGCCCGCCACCTCTCGCCCATTTAAAACCCACCACCACTACCAAATTAAAGTCCTTGACATGCATTATCCTAATACGGCCTGTTCTTTATCCATGCACGCATGGAGTCAGTCAAGTGATGACATGCATTGGACATGCACCAACTGGAACCCATCACCGAACAAACAACGCCACAACATCAACAACCACTCGAGGGAGTGTGGTTGCTTGTTTGTGCTTCTCGACCCGAGCATCCATAGCATCATATGTTTGTCATCGCCACAAAATGACACTATCACCAAACACGTAAAGCAAACGTAGACAAAATGGATGACAACAACACATGATAGCTTCAACGCAACACTCTGATACTAGGCCTCTTTTGCTCAACTGAAGGCCAAGATATGACCCTCGGATACATTAATTTTGGTTGATTATGATCTGTTTGATACTTTAGGCCTTAACGAACGGCAGCGTCAACTATCTCGTGTGTAGTCAAAATGAATCCAAAAGATTTTGCTTGTAGCTAGAGCAAACGACATCACCCCCATCGAAGGCATTCGGAGAACGTATCGTGTGAAACGGGCTAATCTGTGCACCCAGTGCACCATGTGATTTTGGGCCATTTGATGAAAATCTGAGGGATGTGGTTTCACTAGAAAGTGAATTGTTGGCACATTTGCAAAATTGTCCTTCTACTTTTTCGAATGAACCTGCACTCCACATCTTACTCTCGCCATCAATAAATATGTATGTTTACTCTTCGTATCTACATAAAAAAGGTTATATCTTTAGTGGAATGTCTAAATTCAGATCTGTTTTGGCTATAATCTTTGTTTCGATGAGATCTTTGGAAGAAGAACAATATTGACTATGTTTTTTAATGACTTGGAGCTTATAGATGCTGCGGCCAAGCTTCGAAACAGAGAAATAGAAAAATATATCCAGCATTAGTAGTATTGTTTCGAACATCTCATCAAAATAATGATGATGGTCAAACCATATCTACATTTGGATATATGGTCCGGCCATTCCTATGCTTGAAGATAGAAATTACAAATCTACATTTAATGTTGAGAGAGGGAGATGGTGTAGTGCGGCTTGATTTTGATACTGCGTGAGAGCATTGTTGCTAATGTGCCAACAATCCATTCATCAGCTAGATTGCACTCGTCCgatatccatccaacggccgaAAATAGCTCGGTGCAGCCGTGCATATAGAGTCGATGTGGTTGGGGCAGTGTGCGCATTAGTGCGTCACTTGCCGGCACGCCACCTAATCATGATAGCGGCGTCCCGGAGAAGGGAGAGGGCGTTGGTGGCGCTCCCCCCTCGTGCCGCTTCCTCcctccggctccgctgcccgccACCTCCCGCCCTTTTTAAACCCACCTCCACTGCCAAATTCGCGTCCGCCACTGTCGCCGCTGCCTAACCAGGCTACAATCAGGCAGCTTCTGGCTACGACACGGCACGACGCGACGCGAGGCTCTCGAGAGCGCGAGCGAGATCGTCGTCTGCTGCGGCTAGGGAGGTGTCGTCGGTGGTGGTCTGCCTCATGGGCTCCGCCATGGACCACGTCGGCGCGGCGGGCGGGAGGGCCAAGAAGGCGTCCGGCGGCTCGCAGCTGTGGAAGAAGGCGCTGCTGCATTCCAGCCTCTGCTTCGTCATGGGCTTCTTCACGGGCTTCGCCCCCTCCTCCGTCTCCGACTGGCGGTCCGTCGCGCCCGCCGGGGTGGGGAGCAGCCACGTGGTGAAGACGCCGCAAGTGATCGCGTCGGGCGCGGCCATGGACCGGAGCCTGCTGGCGCGGGACGCGGCCGCGAGAATCGGGGGCGTCCCGCGGCCTCTCCTGGTGGTCGTGACGACGACCGAGTCGACGCCTACGGCGGCCGGCGAGCGGGCGGCGATGCTGACCAGGATGGCGCACACCCTGCGGCTcgtgccgccgccgctgctgtgGGTGGTGGTGGAGGCCGCCCCCGACGTGCCGGCGACGGCGAAGCTGCTGCGCGACACGGGGATCCTGTACCGCCACCTGACCTACAAGGAGAACTTCACGGCCGCCGAGGTCGCCGCGGGCAAGGAGCGCCACCACCAGCGCAACACCGCGCTGGAGCACATCGAGCGGCACCGCCTCGCCGCCATCGTCCACTTCGCCGGCCTCGGCGACGTCTACGAGCTGCGCTTTTTCGACCAGCTCCGGCAGATCAGGTACCGTCCAGTCCGTTCCTCAGCCCTTGcattccccctcccccgcatcctCCTAGCCTAGCAGCAAAGTGAAAAAAGATCTTTCACTCGAGGAAAACAAGAAAAGCTTTTGCCTTGTGTTGCTGCGAGCAAAGCGCGCGGTCGCGCGGACGGTCACGCGGCGAAGTACGCAGCTAGCGACCAAAGCGCTCACGCTCGCGGGGCTAGTTGCAAGCAACTTTGTCAGGTTGCCCCGAGCGCTACAGCTCACGCACCGCCTGGACGACCTCCGGCCCAGGGCTAGTTTAATCGCCGGCGACGATCCAATTATCATCCGGGCCATGTGatgtgaggaggaggaggccactCACCCTCCCCATTAAAGGGTCGTTTTTTATCTCTCTGCCCCCATTCTTTTCCCCT encodes:
- the LOC125552010 gene encoding probable glucuronosyltransferase Os03g0287800, with translation MGSAMDHVGAAGGRAKKASGGSQLWKKALLHSSLCFVMGFFTGFAPSSVSDWRSVAPAGVGSSHVVKTPQVIASGAAMDRSLLARDAAARIGGVPRPLLVVVTTTESTPTAAGERAAMLTRMAHTLRLVPPPLLWVVVEAAPDVPATAKLLRDTGILYRHLTYKENFTAAEVAAGKERHHQRNTALEHIERHRLAAIVHFAGLGDVYELRFFDQLRQISTFGAWPVARMSRNERKVVIQGPACSSSKVLGWFSRDLMSNGTAGTGGGTAATSPEIDVHGFAFNSSVLWDPERWGRYPTSEPDKSQDSMRFVQQVVSEDYSKVKGIPPDCLEIMVWGVDTTPPPAPSSSQQTPGNKRR